In one Bradyrhizobium sp. 4 genomic region, the following are encoded:
- a CDS encoding phosphoribosylaminoimidazolesuccinocarboxamide synthase, with protein MTTMLSSDLPLPKIGRGKVRDIYAVDDDRLLLVTTDRISAFDVVMGETIPMKGAVLTQISAFWFNELEGVVPHHMISADTDEIIAAVPALKPHRAEILGRAMLCRRTTVFPIECVIRGYLSGSAWKEYTASGTLAGEKLKAGLVESEKLEPSIFSPATKAETGHDENITIAKMREVVGDETAYTLESMTRAIYTLGEELAREQGIIIADTKFEFGRDKNGRIILIDEVMTPDSSRFWAVDAYKPGQPQASFDKQPLRDYLDVERRAGRWNGDAPPPPLPASVVDATSKRYLEAYRRVTGQDLKI; from the coding sequence ATGACCACCATGCTCTCCAGCGACCTGCCGCTGCCCAAGATCGGGCGCGGCAAGGTGCGCGATATCTACGCCGTCGACGACGACCGCCTGCTGCTCGTCACCACCGACCGCATCAGCGCCTTCGACGTCGTGATGGGCGAGACCATTCCGATGAAGGGCGCGGTGCTGACGCAAATCAGCGCGTTCTGGTTCAACGAGCTTGAAGGCGTGGTGCCGCATCACATGATCAGCGCCGACACCGACGAGATCATCGCCGCCGTGCCGGCCTTGAAGCCGCATCGCGCCGAAATTCTCGGCCGCGCCATGCTCTGCCGCCGCACCACGGTATTTCCCATCGAATGCGTGATCCGCGGCTACCTCTCGGGCTCGGCCTGGAAGGAATATACAGCCAGCGGCACACTGGCCGGCGAGAAGCTGAAAGCAGGTCTGGTCGAGAGCGAGAAGCTGGAGCCTTCGATCTTCAGCCCCGCGACCAAGGCCGAGACCGGCCATGATGAGAACATCACCATCGCGAAGATGCGCGAGGTCGTCGGCGACGAGACGGCTTACACGCTCGAGAGCATGACCCGCGCGATCTACACGCTCGGCGAGGAGCTCGCCCGCGAGCAGGGCATCATCATCGCCGACACCAAGTTCGAATTCGGCCGCGACAAGAACGGCCGCATCATCCTGATCGACGAAGTCATGACGCCGGACTCCTCGCGTTTCTGGGCCGTCGACGCCTACAAGCCGGGCCAGCCGCAGGCGAGCTTCGACAAGCAGCCCTTGCGCGACTATCTCGACGTCGAGCGCCGCGCCGGCCGCTGGAATGGCGACGCCCCGCCGCCGCCTTTACCCGCAAGCGTAGTGGACGCGACCAGCAAGCGGTATCTGGAAGCATATCGCCGCGTGACGGGGCAGGATTTGAAGATCTAG
- a CDS encoding pirin family protein, whose protein sequence is MSWQPSNDPVLGDPMSCDALDLVIVPRTRDLGDGFAVRRALPHGKRQMVGPLIFFDHFGPVQFVSGKGMDVRPHPHIGLATVTYLFDGAIMHRDSEGNIQEIQPGAMNLMTAGRGIAHSERTPDVQRASGQKMLGLQSWIALPAGSEEIAPSFQHYGAGDLPMVSERDFTAKVIAGSAFGVTSPVSMVSPWFYTEVMAAAGATVPLDPDHEERAIYVVDGEVEIANERYEGPRLLIFRPGDRITVKALKATRMMFLGGDALEGPRHIWWNFVSSSKERIEQAKQDWKTGRFAAVPQEHEFIPLPE, encoded by the coding sequence ATGAGCTGGCAACCCTCGAACGATCCCGTGCTCGGCGATCCCATGTCCTGCGATGCGCTCGATCTCGTCATCGTGCCGCGCACGCGCGATCTCGGCGACGGCTTCGCGGTACGCCGCGCGTTGCCGCACGGCAAGCGGCAGATGGTCGGACCCCTCATCTTCTTCGACCATTTCGGGCCGGTGCAATTCGTCTCAGGCAAGGGCATGGACGTGCGGCCGCACCCGCATATCGGGCTTGCTACCGTCACCTATCTGTTCGACGGCGCGATCATGCATCGCGACAGCGAGGGCAACATCCAGGAGATCCAGCCCGGCGCGATGAATTTGATGACGGCCGGCCGCGGCATCGCGCATTCCGAGCGCACGCCGGATGTCCAACGCGCCTCGGGGCAGAAGATGCTGGGCCTGCAAAGCTGGATCGCGCTGCCGGCAGGATCGGAAGAAATCGCCCCTTCGTTTCAGCACTACGGGGCGGGTGACCTGCCGATGGTCTCCGAGCGCGACTTCACCGCGAAGGTGATCGCGGGCTCGGCCTTCGGCGTCACTTCCCCTGTTTCGATGGTGTCGCCCTGGTTCTACACTGAGGTCATGGCGGCCGCGGGCGCGACCGTGCCGCTCGACCCCGATCACGAGGAGCGCGCCATCTACGTGGTCGACGGCGAGGTCGAGATCGCGAACGAGCGCTACGAGGGGCCGCGGCTCCTGATCTTCCGTCCGGGCGACCGCATCACGGTGAAGGCGCTCAAAGCCACGCGGATGATGTTTCTGGGCGGCGACGCGCTGGAGGGCCCGCGCCACATCTGGTGGAATTTCGTCTCCTCCAGCAAGGAGAGGATCGAGCAGGCCAAGCAGGACTGGAAAACCGGCCGCTTCGCTGCGGTTCCGCAGGAACATGAGTTCATTCCGCTGCCGGAATAG
- a CDS encoding SulP family inorganic anion transporter, with protein MGFTPSAGLTPALKRALTDILGGSAASVLTVTFGLSYSLLIFAGPLSPYLSYGITATFVSSAVLAAVVGLGSSLPFAIAAPDSSTAAVTGILAASVVERIETAHLSAPLLSPILITLGLSTMLTGLVLCGLGLTRLGRAIRYVPYPVVGGFLGATGLLIVMGAVRVITDHPLQLATLSHFANRTILLELGAACAMALVLYLTWHRSRSPFGLPIILVGGVLTAHLAFWITGVSSDEAHTLGWTFQSPPQAVFVLPWHTDDLARYPWFAIPDLLGNLVAVIFVTASSTLFNTTGIEVATHREANLECELNVTGAANILTGMLGGYPGCSSTSRSMLNFSSGGRGRLSGLTAAALSLLVLAVAPELLGFIPKFVLGGLLLYLGADQLHKWIIESRKRLSKLEYLSLIAIIAIIVAWGFVPGILIGVIIGCTTFAFSAARVESIKYSFDGSEYRSSLDRSRDDQEVLLAHGGKIRGLNLQSYLFFGSANRLYQHVKQLLQERPECRYLLFDFKLVTGVDSSAAYSFAQIKRSAGELGVELILVHLSATAEKVLRSSDFVGEGVTIIPELDRALEWCENELISQHQELAQEEASLRDWFTRMLGSEDGADELIRRCQRIEVEAGEVIVQAGDPADSMHFILDGRVGIMIPADDDRSTRVRSLGRYTTIGEMGLVSQTPRSATIQAEVDSVLYVLNTHQFDAIKTEDPALSHKLLTYFVSVMAERLTFANRTIAVLRR; from the coding sequence ATTGGCTTCACTCCGTCGGCCGGGCTCACTCCGGCCCTCAAGCGTGCGCTGACTGATATATTGGGCGGGAGCGCCGCCAGCGTCCTGACCGTCACATTCGGACTGTCCTACTCGCTGCTGATCTTCGCGGGGCCGTTGTCGCCCTATCTGTCCTACGGCATCACGGCCACTTTCGTCAGCTCTGCGGTGCTTGCGGCCGTCGTCGGGCTCGGCAGCTCCCTGCCCTTCGCGATTGCAGCCCCTGACAGCTCGACCGCCGCGGTGACGGGTATCCTGGCAGCCTCGGTGGTCGAACGCATCGAGACGGCGCACCTGTCGGCGCCGTTGCTGTCACCAATCCTGATCACGCTCGGCCTGTCGACGATGCTGACGGGATTGGTGCTGTGTGGGCTGGGCCTGACGCGGCTTGGCCGCGCCATCCGCTACGTGCCTTATCCGGTGGTCGGCGGCTTCCTGGGCGCAACCGGACTTCTCATCGTCATGGGTGCGGTCCGGGTGATCACCGACCACCCGCTGCAACTGGCGACACTGTCGCACTTCGCCAACCGCACCATCCTGCTGGAGCTGGGTGCCGCCTGCGCGATGGCGCTGGTGCTGTATCTCACCTGGCACCGCTCGCGCAGCCCGTTCGGACTGCCGATCATCCTGGTCGGCGGCGTGCTCACCGCGCATCTGGCGTTCTGGATCACCGGCGTCTCCTCCGATGAGGCGCACACATTGGGCTGGACCTTTCAGTCCCCACCGCAAGCGGTCTTCGTGCTGCCCTGGCACACCGACGATCTCGCCCGCTATCCCTGGTTTGCCATACCGGACCTGCTCGGCAACCTCGTCGCGGTCATCTTCGTCACCGCCTCCAGCACGCTGTTCAACACCACCGGCATCGAGGTGGCCACGCATCGCGAAGCCAACCTGGAGTGTGAGCTGAACGTCACCGGCGCCGCCAATATCCTGACCGGCATGCTGGGCGGCTACCCCGGCTGCAGCTCGACCAGCCGTTCGATGCTTAATTTCTCCAGCGGCGGCCGCGGGCGCCTGTCCGGCCTCACGGCCGCAGCGCTGTCGCTGCTGGTGCTCGCCGTCGCACCCGAGCTGCTCGGCTTCATCCCCAAATTCGTGCTCGGCGGCCTGTTGCTCTATCTCGGCGCCGACCAGTTGCACAAATGGATCATCGAGTCGCGCAAGCGGCTGTCGAAGCTGGAATATCTCTCGCTGATCGCCATCATCGCGATCATCGTCGCCTGGGGTTTCGTGCCGGGCATCCTGATCGGCGTCATCATCGGCTGCACGACCTTTGCGTTCAGCGCCGCGCGGGTCGAGTCGATCAAATACAGTTTCGACGGCTCGGAGTACCGCTCCTCGCTCGATCGCTCGCGCGACGACCAGGAGGTGCTGCTGGCCCATGGCGGCAAGATCCGCGGCCTCAATCTCCAGAGCTATCTGTTCTTCGGCTCCGCCAACCGGCTCTATCAGCACGTCAAGCAGCTGCTGCAGGAACGCCCCGAATGCCGCTATCTGCTGTTCGACTTCAAGCTCGTCACTGGCGTCGATTCATCGGCCGCCTATAGCTTTGCCCAGATCAAGCGCAGCGCCGGCGAACTCGGCGTCGAGCTGATCCTGGTGCATCTGTCGGCCACAGCCGAGAAGGTGCTGCGCTCCAGCGACTTCGTCGGCGAGGGCGTCACCATCATCCCCGAGCTCGATCGCGCGCTGGAATGGTGCGAGAACGAGCTCATCTCGCAGCATCAGGAGCTGGCGCAGGAAGAAGCCAGCCTGCGCGACTGGTTCACGCGCATGCTCGGCAGCGAGGACGGCGCCGACGAGCTGATCCGCCGCTGCCAGCGCATCGAGGTCGAAGCCGGCGAGGTCATCGTGCAAGCCGGCGACCCCGCCGATTCCATGCATTTCATCCTCGACGGCCGCGTCGGCATCATGATCCCGGCCGACGACGACCGCAGCACGCGCGTGCGCAGCCTCGGCCGTTACACCACGATCGGCGAGATGGGGCTGGTATCACAGACACCGCGCAGCGCCACCATCCAGGCCGAGGTCGACAGCGTGCTCTACGTGCTGAACACGCACCAATTCGACGCCATCAAGACCGAGGATCCCGCACTCAGCCACAAGCTGCTGACCTATTTCGTGTCTGTGATGGCGGAGCGGCTGACCTTTGCGAACCGCACGATCGCGGTGTTGCGACGTTGA
- a CDS encoding helix-turn-helix domain-containing protein, whose product MTSAALELAFRAASVALLLVLAASLLSDFRTVLAARLGAAFALGSAAHAVSYSVGTSSLVPAWHAPLIAVSTGNIVVFWLFTRALFDDEFRLRRWHGLTWALVAAFSFVSCLWLAPGGHVRVAVTAVNLIVLGFIALAIVQTIGSWSADLVERRRRVRVFIVCAAALYGGLNALLQILVGGSDVGDVANTVNTGVLAGIVAAIAYAMMRVDGADLFPAAAEAAPAIAASQPVGEDAADQKLIDAMMRLMADERIYRQENISIGVLAGRLKIPEYRLRRLINQRLGYRNFNVFLNNHRIEEAKAALADPAQAEVPVITIAMDSGFQSLGPFNRAFKAVTGVTPTEYRRLKVNAV is encoded by the coding sequence ATGACGTCAGCCGCCCTTGAACTCGCATTCCGCGCCGCTTCTGTGGCGCTGCTGCTGGTGTTGGCAGCGTCATTGCTCTCGGATTTCCGCACGGTGCTGGCAGCCCGGCTCGGCGCGGCCTTTGCGCTCGGCTCGGCCGCGCATGCTGTGAGCTATTCTGTCGGAACATCATCGCTGGTCCCGGCATGGCATGCGCCGCTGATCGCGGTGTCGACCGGCAATATCGTGGTGTTCTGGCTGTTCACGCGCGCGCTGTTCGACGACGAGTTTCGCCTGCGCCGGTGGCACGGATTGACCTGGGCGTTGGTGGCAGCCTTCAGCTTCGTCAGCTGTCTCTGGCTCGCACCTGGCGGACATGTCCGGGTCGCCGTCACCGCGGTGAACCTGATTGTGCTCGGCTTCATTGCGCTCGCGATCGTGCAGACAATCGGCTCATGGTCAGCCGATCTGGTCGAGCGCCGCCGCCGTGTTCGCGTCTTCATCGTCTGTGCCGCCGCGCTCTATGGCGGATTGAACGCGCTGCTCCAGATCCTTGTCGGCGGCAGTGACGTCGGCGATGTCGCCAACACCGTCAATACAGGCGTGCTCGCCGGCATCGTCGCGGCCATCGCCTATGCGATGATGCGGGTCGATGGCGCCGACCTGTTTCCAGCCGCCGCGGAGGCTGCGCCCGCGATCGCGGCGAGCCAGCCTGTCGGCGAGGATGCCGCCGACCAAAAGCTGATCGACGCCATGATGCGGCTGATGGCGGACGAACGGATCTATCGCCAGGAGAACATCAGCATCGGCGTGCTGGCGGGCCGGCTGAAGATTCCCGAATACCGGCTGCGCCGGCTGATTAACCAGCGACTCGGCTACCGCAATTTCAATGTGTTCCTGAACAACCACCGGATCGAGGAGGCCAAGGCCGCGCTGGCCGATCCCGCCCAGGCCGAGGTCCCCGTCATCACCATCGCGATGGATTCCGGCTTCCAGTCGCTCGGCCCGTTCAACCGCGCCTTCAAGGCCGTGACCGGCGTGACGCCGACGGAGTACCGGCGGCTCAAGGTCAATGCCGTCTAA
- a CDS encoding NAD-dependent succinate-semialdehyde dehydrogenase produces MTPTAAARAQHATSNLRDRLKDPSLLKEACYIDGAWVGAPVFAVNNPATGVELAKVPQLSADDATRAVEAAERAFPGWAKHTAKQRSNILRKWFELIIANREDLALILTSEQGKPLAEALGEVDIGGAYVEFFAEEARRVYGETIPTQRPDARLLAIKQPIGVCGAITPWNFPNSMITRKVSPALAAGCTVVLKPANETPLSALALAALAEKAGVPKGVFNIITGDAAPIGKVLCEHPAVRFVGFTGSTAVGKILYRQASVGVKRLGLELGGNAPFVVFDDADIDAAVEGAIVSKYRNMGQTCVCANRIYAQDKIYDEFVQKLSKKVAAMKIGDGTETGVTQGPLINLKAVDKVERHIADAVKRGAKVVTGGKRSELGRSFFEPTVLADVKPDSLVAQEETFGPLAPVIRFKDEADVIAMCNASPFGLASYFYSRDLGRVWRVAEALESGMVGVNTGLITTEVAPFGGVKESGLGREGSHHGMEEYVEIKYVMMAGV; encoded by the coding sequence ATGACCCCGACCGCCGCCGCACGTGCTCAGCACGCCACGTCCAATCTGCGCGACCGGTTGAAGGACCCGTCGCTTCTGAAGGAGGCTTGCTACATCGATGGCGCCTGGGTCGGCGCGCCGGTCTTCGCCGTCAACAATCCCGCGACCGGCGTCGAGCTCGCAAAGGTTCCGCAGCTTTCGGCCGATGACGCCACCAGGGCGGTCGAGGCCGCCGAGCGCGCCTTTCCGGGCTGGGCCAAGCACACCGCCAAGCAGCGCTCCAATATCTTGCGCAAATGGTTCGAGCTGATCATCGCCAACCGCGAGGACCTCGCGCTGATCCTCACCTCCGAGCAAGGCAAGCCGCTCGCCGAAGCCCTCGGCGAAGTCGACATCGGCGGCGCCTATGTCGAATTTTTCGCCGAGGAGGCCCGCCGCGTCTATGGCGAGACGATTCCGACGCAGCGGCCGGATGCGCGCTTGCTCGCGATCAAGCAGCCGATCGGGGTCTGCGGCGCGATCACGCCGTGGAATTTCCCGAACTCGATGATCACGCGAAAGGTTTCGCCGGCGCTTGCGGCCGGGTGCACCGTGGTGCTGAAGCCCGCCAATGAAACGCCGCTGTCGGCGCTGGCGCTGGCCGCGCTCGCGGAGAAGGCCGGCGTGCCCAAGGGCGTGTTCAACATCATCACCGGCGATGCAGCGCCGATCGGCAAGGTGCTGTGCGAGCATCCGGCCGTGCGTTTCGTCGGCTTCACCGGCTCGACCGCGGTCGGCAAGATTCTCTACCGACAGGCCTCCGTCGGAGTGAAGCGGCTCGGGCTCGAGCTCGGCGGCAACGCGCCGTTCGTGGTGTTCGACGACGCCGATATCGATGCGGCGGTCGAAGGCGCGATCGTCTCGAAATACCGCAACATGGGCCAGACCTGCGTCTGCGCCAACCGCATCTATGCCCAGGACAAGATCTACGACGAGTTCGTGCAGAAGCTGTCGAAGAAGGTCGCGGCGATGAAGATCGGCGACGGCACGGAAACCGGCGTCACGCAGGGCCCGTTGATCAATTTGAAAGCGGTCGACAAGGTCGAGCGCCACATTGCGGACGCCGTCAAGCGGGGTGCCAAGGTCGTCACCGGCGGCAAGCGCAGCGAGCTCGGGCGCTCGTTCTTCGAGCCGACGGTGCTTGCCGACGTCAAGCCGGACTCACTGGTGGCGCAGGAGGAAACCTTCGGCCCGCTCGCACCGGTGATCCGCTTCAAGGACGAGGCCGACGTCATCGCGATGTGCAACGCTTCGCCGTTCGGTTTGGCGTCGTACTTCTACTCCCGCGATCTCGGCCGCGTCTGGCGTGTCGCCGAGGCGCTGGAGTCGGGCATGGTCGGCGTCAACACCGGCCTGATCACCACCGAAGTCGCACCCTTCGGCGGCGTCAAGGAGAGCGGCCTCGGCCGCGAAGGCTCGCATCACGGCATGGAAGAATATGTCGAGATCAAATACGTGATGATGGCGGGGGTTTAG